TCCTTGGATCTCGAGTTGTAGCTGACGACCTCGGCGTCGGTGATGATTTTGTGGTACGCGCCGACGATGAGTTCGCCAGTTTGTGCAGTTGCTGTCATAGTTCGTAGTTACATTGGAGACAAATAGTAATATCAATAAAGATGGTAATTCGCTGCCGTTGTCTTATGTCACGACACACTGGCCGACCAGTGGTTTCTTAGTGTGACAATTCAAGGTGACAGCTATGAGTCAGGCGACGCTGTCGGATCGGCCATATACGAATTCGAATCTGTTCTCCGGCCACTATCTCGACGAGCGCGTGCAGGAACGCGAGGAGTGGGACTGTGATGATGAGGCACGGACAGCACTGGATGAATTACAGTCGTTGTACGACCTCGAGTCCGGACTGGTGGATGGGTACAAGGAAGATGCACTGATAGACAACTGGATCGACGAAGTGCTCGACGTGCTTGGATTCGGGACGAACGTCGAGACGACACTGCCCGGTGGGGGCGGGTACGTCGATGCGCTGCTATTCGAGGATGCTACGGCGCGTCGCGACGCTGCGGAGGTCTATCTGCGAACTGAGGACACGGCTGATCTGTTCGAACGCGGCGTCGGGCTGGTCGAAGCAAAGCAGTGGGACGCCGACTTCACGACTCGATTTAGTGAGCAGCGGCCGTATCGGAACGCCTCCCACCAGATCAAACACTATCTCGAGCGAACGCCAGAGGAAATCCAGTGGGGCGTGCTGACGAACGGGCGCAAGTGGCGACTCTACGGAACGAACGACTACGAGACACAGACCTACTACGAGGTGGATTTGCCGGAGTTGCTCGAGCACGGCGATCTCGAGGCGTTCAAGTATTTCTACGTCTTTTTCCGCCCCGGTGCATTCCGGGAGATTTCCGGGACGACCTTTCTGGATTCGGTCTGGTCCGAGAGCGAGACGGTTGCCCAGGAACTCGGGGAGGACTTACAGGACAACGTCTTCACCGCGTTGCGGGTGCTTGGACGTGGGTTTGCCGAAACGAACGATCTCGATATTGACCCGGACGACGACGAGGAACTTGCGGCGCTGAAAGAGCAGTCGCTGGTGTTGTTGTACCGGCTGATGTTCGTCCTCTACGCCGAATCGCGGGGGTTGATCCATCCGGAGGGTGGCGACGCCGTCACGGAGTACGAGGACAACTTCAGCCTGAACGAACTGCGACTCGAGATTCACGAGGAAATCGGCGAGGTCGACGACGGTTTCGACACCTACAGCGAGCACTCGACGACGATGTGGAGTCGGCTCGAGGATCTGTTTCGGCTGGTCGACGAAGGCGAGGAGTCGCTGGGGATTCCGCCGTACAACGGCGGGCTGTTCAATCAGGAGAACCACGAGTTCCTGACGAACCATCAGGTGAGCAACCGCTATCTCGCGGAAGTCATCTACCGTATTTCGACGACCGAAAACGACGAGGGGCGGTACGTGCTGGCCGACTACGCGGACCTGGATACACGGCATCTGGGAAGCGTCTACGAGGGACTGCTCGAGCATCAGTTCCGAATCGCGCCGGAGGACTACGCGGCGGTGTCGGACGACGGCGGACAGGTTTGGGAACCTGCAACGGAGGTGTCGGTTGCGGACGCGGTCGAAACCGTCGATGCGGGTGGGCTGTACGTTGTCAACGACGAGGGCGAGCGAAAGGCCACGGGGGCGTACTATACACCGGACTACGTGGTGACGTACATCGTCGAGGAGACGGTCGATCCGCTGATTGACGAGATTCGGGCGGACCTCCAGGAGCAGGGCTTCGAGACGGGAACGCACGAGTATCTCGGGGCGTTTTACCGCCGGGTGCTGGATCTGACGATTCTCGATCCGGCGATGGGCAGCGGGCACTTCCTGACGCGGGCGACGGAGTACCTGGCCCAGCAGGTGATGGAGGAGGTGCGCGAGATCGAGGAGGCGACGGCGTTCGACGAGCAGCGGGTTCGCCGGGACGTGGCGAAGGAGTGCATCTACGGCGTGGACTTGAACGGGATGGCGGTCGAACTCGCGAAGCTCTCGATGTGGCTCGAGACGCTCGCGGCGGATCAGCCGTTGGCGTTTCTGGACCACCACCTGAAGGCGGGCAACTCGCTGGTTGGGTCGGACGTGACGGCGGTGCTGTCGAACGGTGCGGAGGCGGACGACGACGGTGGGCAGTTGACCCTCCAGCAGTCGTTTGCCCGCGTGCGCGAGCAGACGCTGGATCACGTCATGGATCGGGTCCAGGAGTTACTCGAGATCGATAACGAGACGCTCGAGGACATCAAGTCGATGGAGGAGTTGTACGACGAGGTGCGAAGCGATCCGTTCTACCAGCGGTTGTTCGAGTTGACGAACGTCCACACGGCGGAGCGATTCGATCTGGACGTGCCCGAGGGGGCCTACGAGCGGATGGCGGGTGCAATCGACGACGAAGACAAGTGGGCCGACGTGCGCGAAGAGGGCTGGTTCCAATCAGCGCAGGCGATGGCTGAGGGCGAGGCGTTTTTCCACTGGGAACTCGAGTTTCCGGAGGTCTTCTTTGATCAGGATGGGGAAAAGCGAGCGGATGCTGGGTTTGATGCGGTGATTGGGAATCCTCCGTATGTCCGCCAAGAGCAAATTAAAGGAGCAACTGAATTGTTCTCAGAATTTGAAGTCTATTCCCCTGCTGCAGACCTCTATACGTATTTCATCGAACAAGGTTACGAACTTCTGGCTGATGAGAATAATTTGGGATATATTGTATCAAATAAATTCACAAAGGCAGAATATGGAAATCCTCTTCGGAAGTTTTTAGCCAGCAATACACGGCTCAAAACCCTCTGTGACTTCCATGATTTACCTGTCTTTGGTCCTTCTGTCTCGGCATATCCGTTAATAATGTCTTTAAAGAAGAGTGAACCCTCTTCCAGCAACGAAGTATCAATTATGAAGATAGATGATTTAGAGTTCAGGAGGTTGCGAGAAAGAGTCGATGAAAATAGTGTTCTGATAGAACAGTCCCAATTGAGTAGTGAATCGTGGTCATTATCAAATCCAGAAGCGATTGAATTAACAAATAAAATCAATGGGATTGGCGAAGAATTAGATCAATACCTAAGTTCGGAAATTTTGAGAGGGATATTAACTGGTTTGAATGAGGCATTTATAATCGGGAAGGATAAATATGACAAGATAGTAGATAATGACCTTAATTCTGAACGTTTCATTGTCCCACTCATGAAAGGACATGATGCAGACCGATATCTATCTGGATTCTCAGATCGCTATCTAATCCGAGTCCCATCCGGTTGGTCAAAGTCGGCATCTGGAAGAGAATCAGAAGAAGATGCATGGGAATGGTTCGCCTCTGAGTATCCCGGAATCGCAGACCATCTCATTGAATTTAGATCTGATGCACGCTCACGGTATGACAGGGGAGAATGTTGGTGGGAGCTTCGTCCATGTGACTATTATGACGAATTTGAGTCAGAAAAAATAGTGTACCCTGAAATTTCAGATGGACCTCGATTCAGTCTTGATATCGATGCAAAGTATACAAATAATAAATGTTTCATAATACCTGTTGAAGATTATGAATTACTCGGTATTCTCAATTCATCTGTTGGTGAGTTTTGGGCAAGAAATAAACTTTCCAGCGTTCGTGGGGGGTATCTAGAATACCGAACAGTTCATTTGTCGGAATTCCCTGTCCCATCTGGAGATGAACCAAAACTGTCTAACGCTGTAGAAAATATAATCGATTTGATTGCAGAACGGCGTACTCTGAATCTCTCTCTTCTTGACCACTTTGGTTCCTACTCGAATGGAGAAAACCTATCCAATATTGGACTTACTCAACCACCAGAAGGCGTAGCCGACTCCATTCTTAACGATACGACTAACGAACAAGAGAATCTTCGAATTGGAACTGTTGAGGTCGTTCGTGAGACCACAACATCTCTTGAGATCCAACTCACAGCTCGTTACAAACCTGACGATGAACTCGAATATGATACTGACCAATGGGGATATACCGAAACTGAACTCTTACCAGCAGTTCATATATCTAATCTCACCAAGACTGAGGCAGATCTCATAGAGGCCTTTGTTCCTGTCGCTGTTGACGAAGCTGGAGGGTTTGCCAACTTCCGTGAGACAGCCACCAAAACTAATTCACTCATTGACCGTCTTCGGAAACTCACACTTCCTGCTGTTGATGACATTTGTTCAGGCCTCAAAAGCTATCTTGAAACAAAAGAACGAGCTGAGGAACTCAACAAAGAAATTGAAAATACAGACCAACTAATTGATGAAATCGTCTATGAATTATACGAGTTATCAGACAAAGATATTGAGATCATTGAAGAAGCTATTATAGAATAAATCCGGCGCTCTATGAAGGTTTTTCAAGGCCGAATTTTGAAATTGCATCTCTCTTTTGTCTTTCATCTGCTACACGTTGTAATCCATGTGGATGATAGATGTCTTCGTATCCAAGAACATCATTCACCTCACTAACACTTATGTCGACTTGTTGAAGGTCAGAGATAATATATATGAGTTTGCGATTTGCGCTCTTTTCTCCCCAATAGTCTTCTGCGAATAAATCCGTCTTGCATGTCGCCTGAATTATTCCACCAGCAACATATCGGCCTTTGTCTACTCCATAGAGAAATACATAGTCTCCCTTATCAATAGATTCAAATATGTCTCTATTTTGTTGTCCGTCATTACTACCCCACACTCGGGCAGTACTCGGTATGTCATCTGGTAGGGAAGAATGATTGGAAAGGTCAATAGGTGTAGCAACTGTCGTTTGAAAATCTTCATTTACTGTATCAAGAAAGATATCTTTCCACATTTTGTTTCGATTGAAAATAGGTGTGGGATCCAATAAATCCTTTGTGTCATAGTAACTCGAGCTTTTATTCTGCCATCTACCGGGGCGTACGAGACATCCTCGAGACCAACGCGCGAGTCGACGAACCCGAGGAAGCCGTTAGCTAGTAGCCGTCTAAAAACAACCCGGACAAAAAACGAAATCGTCACCTCCCAATCCTGATTCCCCAGATCAGCCCTACTCGTCGAACTCGAGAGCAGGCGGAATAACCCGACAGCCACACGGGCTGGCGGTGCCAACCGCTGGCTCGGAGACGACGGTGACGACGACGGCTTCGCCACAGGAGGGACACTCGGGGAATGAGTGGCCTGATTCCTGATCGCGTTCGGTCGTCATCGCTCCTCGAGCATGATGGCGGTCGCTGGTGATTCGTGTCGATACGTCACTCGTGCGGGATGTTTATATCCCGGTAGAATGTACGGATTCATGGCTTCAAGCCGTTCGGCTGGAAGCCCGTCTCGGGTGTCACACCACCCGGGGCATTTGCGTACCCCCGCGGAGACCGGCTTCCGTGTAATTTGTTGACTGGTTGTGACTTATATCTACTGGTGCGCGTGGTAATTCGGCTCCGTGTGACTGGCCTCGAGATGGGGGGCTTGCTCGAGTCATGCCGTACTCGAGCCGGTGGCTGTCCGGGACTGGTTCTGCAAGTGAAATCACCAGTAAGATCTTTGCGTTTGTGTATGTATACACAAAGTATGGGGACGAAAACCATCGGCATCCGAGAGGACGTCTATGAGCGGTTGAAGGCTCGAAAACGAGAGGATGAGAGCTTTACAGACCTGATGAACCGCATATTGGACGACACGACTGTCGATTGGCGTGAGGGCTTCGGAACACTCTCCGACGACGACGCTGCGGAACTCGAGCAGATCGTTGCGGAC
The Natronolimnobius sp. AArcel1 genome window above contains:
- a CDS encoding Eco57I restriction-modification methylase domain-containing protein; the encoded protein is MSQATLSDRPYTNSNLFSGHYLDERVQEREEWDCDDEARTALDELQSLYDLESGLVDGYKEDALIDNWIDEVLDVLGFGTNVETTLPGGGGYVDALLFEDATARRDAAEVYLRTEDTADLFERGVGLVEAKQWDADFTTRFSEQRPYRNASHQIKHYLERTPEEIQWGVLTNGRKWRLYGTNDYETQTYYEVDLPELLEHGDLEAFKYFYVFFRPGAFREISGTTFLDSVWSESETVAQELGEDLQDNVFTALRVLGRGFAETNDLDIDPDDDEELAALKEQSLVLLYRLMFVLYAESRGLIHPEGGDAVTEYEDNFSLNELRLEIHEEIGEVDDGFDTYSEHSTTMWSRLEDLFRLVDEGEESLGIPPYNGGLFNQENHEFLTNHQVSNRYLAEVIYRISTTENDEGRYVLADYADLDTRHLGSVYEGLLEHQFRIAPEDYAAVSDDGGQVWEPATEVSVADAVETVDAGGLYVVNDEGERKATGAYYTPDYVVTYIVEETVDPLIDEIRADLQEQGFETGTHEYLGAFYRRVLDLTILDPAMGSGHFLTRATEYLAQQVMEEVREIEEATAFDEQRVRRDVAKECIYGVDLNGMAVELAKLSMWLETLAADQPLAFLDHHLKAGNSLVGSDVTAVLSNGAEADDDGGQLTLQQSFARVREQTLDHVMDRVQELLEIDNETLEDIKSMEELYDEVRSDPFYQRLFELTNVHTAERFDLDVPEGAYERMAGAIDDEDKWADVREEGWFQSAQAMAEGEAFFHWELEFPEVFFDQDGEKRADAGFDAVIGNPPYVRQEQIKGATELFSEFEVYSPAADLYTYFIEQGYELLADENNLGYIVSNKFTKAEYGNPLRKFLASNTRLKTLCDFHDLPVFGPSVSAYPLIMSLKKSEPSSSNEVSIMKIDDLEFRRLRERVDENSVLIEQSQLSSESWSLSNPEAIELTNKINGIGEELDQYLSSEILRGILTGLNEAFIIGKDKYDKIVDNDLNSERFIVPLMKGHDADRYLSGFSDRYLIRVPSGWSKSASGRESEEDAWEWFASEYPGIADHLIEFRSDARSRYDRGECWWELRPCDYYDEFESEKIVYPEISDGPRFSLDIDAKYTNNKCFIIPVEDYELLGILNSSVGEFWARNKLSSVRGGYLEYRTVHLSEFPVPSGDEPKLSNAVENIIDLIAERRTLNLSLLDHFGSYSNGENLSNIGLTQPPEGVADSILNDTTNEQENLRIGTVEVVRETTTSLEIQLTARYKPDDELEYDTDQWGYTETELLPAVHISNLTKTEADLIEAFVPVAVDEAGGFANFRETATKTNSLIDRLRKLTLPAVDDICSGLKSYLETKERAEELNKEIENTDQLIDEIVYELYELSDKDIEIIEEAIIE
- a CDS encoding antitoxin VapB family protein, which gives rise to MGTKTIGIREDVYERLKARKREDESFTDLMNRILDDTTVDWREGFGTLSDDDAAELEQIVADSRDHTSDGLSGRQQEALDEFAEIEADDETA